One stretch of Tepiditoga spiralis DNA includes these proteins:
- a CDS encoding sensor domain-containing diguanylate cyclase produces MSYKKIIFFIIILIISSFSFTQIYYVEDKKDLYTPLEVLKMDKKVLNQTTFGLTNSSYWYFFSLENYEKNKEFFVEINKPQLSYIDFYVIENNSIKTCIKTGINRGYDSKPLKVNTFVFPVKIESKKTNILIKVKTSSYMTVPIKVLEKNDFFYKKINENIVLGLYYGIIISMILYNFFIFISTKNISYFYYILYLFNFVMMQLVWDGLTNDIFSKNIWWFEHSNSFFIFLTIIFYLLFVKKFINLSKIKKSLNKIFIFSIQIFSIMLFISLFLSSTLSTNIATISGLISVFLLSFLMIKLKMKTLTIKLFTYAWFFFVLGIFINILAALKIIPTNILTIYFPKIGSTLEVILLSLSLGNKINIIRREKELNQKMKNFLLKLHKVSKILTEIKNEKIPEKLLDQLINELELDGGIIYLEDNNTYISKNFKEKIIDFNYLLNKVFDNNKESCILNDFYIENTLYKTVYLFKIKNGKIILFSLKKSQYTKEEVKILNEFMNYGGVIIENNKLFLKTEKLSKIDSLTGIYNRYAFFKETEKIVESNKYKNYSSIMVDIDYFKKINDTYGHLIGDIVLKIIVERIQSCIRKTDILGRYGGEEFVIILPNISKQRLMEVSEKILKNISDFPIIVNNNSLRVTVSLGVIFTNRKIELSTLLLYVDEQLYKAKENGRNRIEVMEK; encoded by the coding sequence TTGAGTTATAAAAAGATTATATTTTTTATTATAATTTTAATTATATCAAGTTTTTCTTTTACACAAATTTATTATGTAGAAGATAAAAAGGATTTATATACTCCATTAGAAGTTTTGAAAATGGATAAAAAAGTGTTAAATCAAACAACTTTTGGTTTAACTAATTCTTCTTATTGGTATTTTTTTTCTTTAGAAAATTATGAAAAAAACAAAGAATTTTTTGTTGAAATAAATAAACCACAATTATCTTATATTGACTTTTATGTAATAGAAAACAATTCTATAAAAACATGTATAAAAACAGGAATTAATAGAGGTTATGATTCTAAACCTTTAAAGGTTAATACATTTGTTTTTCCAGTTAAAATAGAAAGTAAAAAAACAAATATATTAATAAAAGTAAAAACAAGTAGTTATATGACTGTTCCTATAAAAGTTTTGGAAAAAAACGATTTTTTTTATAAAAAAATAAATGAAAACATAGTTTTAGGTTTGTATTATGGGATAATAATATCAATGATTTTATATAACTTTTTTATTTTTATCTCAACCAAAAATATTTCATATTTTTATTATATACTTTATTTATTTAATTTTGTAATGATGCAATTAGTTTGGGATGGACTTACAAATGATATTTTTTCAAAAAATATATGGTGGTTTGAACATTCAAACTCGTTTTTTATATTTTTAACTATAATCTTTTATCTTTTATTTGTAAAAAAGTTTATAAATTTATCAAAAATAAAAAAATCTTTAAATAAAATATTTATTTTTTCTATACAAATTTTCTCAATTATGCTTTTTATTTCATTATTTTTAAGCTCTACCTTGAGTACAAATATTGCTACTATTTCTGGATTGATTAGCGTGTTTTTATTGTCATTTTTAATGATAAAATTAAAGATGAAAACTTTAACAATAAAACTTTTTACATATGCTTGGTTTTTTTTTGTTTTAGGTATTTTTATAAATATTTTAGCAGCTTTAAAGATTATTCCAACAAATATTTTAACTATTTATTTTCCTAAAATAGGATCTACATTAGAAGTTATTTTACTTTCTTTATCATTAGGAAATAAAATTAATATAATAAGAAGAGAAAAAGAATTAAATCAAAAAATGAAAAATTTTTTGTTGAAACTTCATAAAGTTTCTAAAATTCTAACAGAGATAAAGAATGAAAAAATACCCGAAAAATTATTAGATCAATTAATAAATGAATTAGAGTTAGATGGAGGAATAATTTATTTAGAAGATAATAATACTTATATTTCTAAAAATTTTAAAGAAAAAATTATAGATTTTAATTATTTATTAAATAAAGTTTTTGATAATAATAAAGAAAGTTGTATTTTAAATGATTTTTATATAGAAAATACTTTATATAAAACTGTTTATCTTTTTAAAATAAAAAATGGAAAAATAATCTTATTTTCATTAAAAAAGTCACAATATACAAAAGAAGAAGTTAAAATACTAAATGAATTTATGAATTATGGAGGAGTAATTATAGAAAATAACAAATTATTTTTAAAAACAGAAAAATTATCAAAAATAGATAGCCTTACAGGAATTTATAATAGGTATGCTTTTTTTAAGGAAACTGAAAAAATTGTAGAAAGTAATAAATATAAAAATTATAGTTCCATAATGGTGGATATTGATTATTTTAAAAAAATTAATGATACTTATGGACATTTAATAGGAGATATAGTATTAAAAATTATTGTTGAAAGAATTCAAAGTTGTATAAGAAAAACAGATATTTTAGGTAGATATGGCGGAGAAGAATTTGTTATAATATTACCAAATATATCAAAACAAAGATTAATGGAAGTCAGTGAAAAAATATTAAAAAATATTTCTGATTTTCCAATAATTGTTAATAATAATTCTTTGAGAGTTACAGTTAGTTTGGGAGTTATTTTTACAAATAGAAAAATTGAATTATCAACTTTATTGTTATATGTAGATGAACAACTTTATAAAGCAAAGGAAAACGGAAGAAATAGAATAGAAGTAATGGAAAAATAA
- a CDS encoding acetate/propionate family kinase, which produces MKILVINTGSSSLKYQILNMKDEKLLCKGLVERIGGKDAKIIHKIDGKKHEEVIEIKDHEKALNEVLKLIINNEFGCLKDIKEIVAVGHRVVHGGEKFASSVLITNEVKKALEENIELAPLHNPPNLLGIEAAEKLLPGVPMVGVFDTAFHQTMPPEAYLYPIPYEIYHKYKIRRYGFHGTSHRFVSQRAAEILNKNIKELKIITVHLGNGASIAAIDGGKVIDTSMGFTPLEGVVMGTRSGDIDPSIPIYLIRKGYTPDEVDNILNKKSGMYGLSNYLSNDMRDIREAKSKGDEHCKFAIDVYVYRIAKYIGAYATALGGVDAIIFTAGVGENSTSIRRHVCNRLKIFGVELDQEKNVKLNSSEAIISSENSKVKVLIVPTNEELMIARDTKDIISKRVEA; this is translated from the coding sequence ATGAAAATTCTTGTTATCAACACTGGAAGTTCTTCTTTAAAGTATCAAATATTGAACATGAAAGATGAAAAACTTTTGTGTAAGGGTTTAGTTGAAAGAATAGGTGGAAAAGATGCAAAAATAATTCATAAGATCGATGGGAAAAAACATGAAGAAGTCATTGAAATAAAGGATCATGAAAAAGCTTTGAATGAGGTTTTAAAATTAATAATTAATAATGAATTTGGTTGTTTAAAGGATATTAAAGAAATTGTTGCTGTTGGTCATAGAGTAGTACATGGGGGAGAAAAATTTGCTTCATCCGTTTTGATAACTAATGAAGTGAAAAAAGCACTTGAAGAAAATATAGAACTTGCACCTCTTCATAATCCTCCAAATCTTTTAGGGATTGAAGCTGCTGAGAAATTATTACCAGGTGTACCTATGGTTGGAGTTTTTGATACTGCTTTTCATCAAACAATGCCTCCAGAAGCTTACTTATATCCAATACCTTATGAGATATATCATAAGTATAAAATAAGAAGATATGGATTTCATGGTACGAGTCATAGATTTGTTTCTCAAAGAGCAGCTGAAATTTTGAATAAAAATATAAAAGAACTAAAAATAATAACTGTTCATTTAGGTAATGGAGCTTCAATAGCTGCAATTGATGGAGGAAAAGTAATTGATACATCAATGGGATTTACACCACTTGAAGGTGTTGTTATGGGTACAAGAAGTGGAGATATTGATCCTTCAATTCCTATTTATTTAATAAGAAAAGGTTATACTCCTGATGAAGTTGATAATATTTTAAATAAAAAAAGTGGAATGTATGGCCTTTCTAATTATTTGAGTAATGATATGAGAGATATTAGAGAAGCAAAAAGCAAGGGCGATGAACACTGTAAATTTGCAATAGACGTATATGTTTATAGAATTGCAAAGTATATAGGAGCTTATGCAACTGCACTTGGAGGAGTAGATGCAATTATTTTTACAGCAGGTGTTGGAGAAAATTCAACTTCTATAAGACGTCATGTTTGCAATAGGTTAAAGATTTTTGGAGTTGAATTAGATCAAGAAAAGAATGTAAAATTAAATTCAAGTGAGGCAATTATTTCATCAGAAAATTCAAAGGTAAAAGTATTAATAGTACCAACAAATGAAGAATTAATGATAGCAAGAGATACAAAAGATATAATAAGTAAAAGAGTAGAAGCATAA
- the fba gene encoding class II fructose-1,6-bisphosphate aldolase, whose product MAYVNTKVILDKANKEGYGVGAFNVNNLEFIHAIIEAGVEKKSPVIIQTSQGALKYAGDGDVYRGARLFVKMVREFADSVEIPVALNLDHGSKLENIMACIQAGYSSVMIDASHSPLEENIAITKDIVRIAHAANVSVEAELGQLAGIEDDVVAEHSVLVDPNEAKRFVEETKVDFLAPAIGTSHGAFKFKGTAKLDFDRLKEVKELTKIPLVLHGASSVVQEMVKIAEANGADFGGSKGVPSDILKETVKYGINKVNTDTDLRMAYIAGLREFLNNNPKEFDPRKYFATAKEYTKKVIMDRMEVLDSVGKI is encoded by the coding sequence GTGGCATATGTAAATACAAAGGTTATACTAGATAAGGCAAACAAAGAAGGATATGGAGTTGGAGCTTTTAATGTAAATAATTTAGAGTTTATTCATGCAATAATTGAAGCTGGTGTTGAAAAAAAATCACCTGTTATTATTCAAACTTCACAAGGTGCTTTAAAGTATGCAGGTGATGGTGATGTTTATAGAGGTGCAAGATTATTTGTAAAAATGGTTAGGGAATTTGCAGATTCTGTAGAAATTCCAGTTGCACTAAATCTTGATCATGGTTCAAAATTAGAAAACATAATGGCTTGTATACAAGCTGGATATTCTTCAGTTATGATCGATGCTTCTCATTCACCTTTAGAAGAAAATATTGCAATAACAAAAGATATTGTTAGAATAGCACATGCTGCAAATGTTTCTGTTGAAGCAGAATTAGGTCAACTTGCAGGTATAGAAGACGATGTTGTAGCTGAACATTCTGTTCTTGTAGATCCTAATGAAGCAAAAAGATTTGTTGAAGAAACAAAAGTTGATTTTTTAGCTCCAGCAATAGGAACATCACATGGTGCATTTAAATTTAAAGGAACAGCAAAGTTAGATTTTGATAGATTAAAGGAAGTTAAAGAACTTACAAAAATACCTCTTGTTCTTCATGGTGCGTCAAGTGTAGTTCAAGAAATGGTAAAAATTGCAGAAGCAAACGGTGCAGATTTTGGAGGTTCAAAAGGCGTTCCTTCTGATATATTAAAAGAAACAGTTAAATATGGAATAAATAAGGTAAATACAGATACAGATTTAAGAATGGCATACATTGCAGGTTTAAGAGAATTTTTAAATAATAATCCAAAAGAATTTGATCCAAGGAAATACTTTGCAACAGCAAAAGAATATACAAAAAAAGTTATAATGGACAGAATGGAAGTTCTTGATTCTGTAGGAAAAATTTGA
- the msrA gene encoding peptide-methionine (S)-S-oxide reductase MsrA, producing the protein MKNEKKYDKAILAAGCFWGVEDLLKNYEGIIDTRVGYTGGKTPNPTYEQVCYGFTGHAEAIELIYDKEKITYEQILKIFFDIHDFTQINRQGVDIGEQYRSSIFYINEEQKQIAENIISFLKKKGYDVATKLEKAKEFWQAEDYHQKYYEKTGKKSYCHYKRNIFKDE; encoded by the coding sequence ATGAAAAATGAAAAAAAATACGATAAAGCTATTTTAGCAGCAGGATGTTTTTGGGGAGTTGAAGATTTATTAAAAAATTATGAAGGAATAATTGATACAAGAGTTGGATATACAGGTGGAAAAACACCTAATCCAACTTATGAACAAGTATGCTATGGGTTTACAGGTCATGCTGAAGCTATAGAATTAATTTATGATAAAGAAAAAATTACTTATGAACAAATATTAAAAATATTTTTTGATATTCATGATTTCACACAAATTAATAGACAAGGTGTAGACATTGGAGAACAGTATAGAAGTTCAATTTTTTATATCAATGAAGAACAGAAACAAATAGCAGAAAACATAATTTCTTTTCTTAAAAAGAAAGGATATGATGTTGCCACCAAACTTGAAAAGGCTAAAGAATTTTGGCAAGCAGAAGATTATCATCAAAAGTATTATGAAAAAACAGGGAAGAAATCTTACTGTCATTACAAAAGAAATATCTTTAAAGATGAATAA
- a CDS encoding DUF1858 domain-containing protein encodes MEKFKVLKEKCIACRACERVAEENFKIIDGKAIVYKQPENETEETKSIKALKSCPTNAIEIKNIELITGSSNVKETLEKHPKLKEKLIELSPKFKKMQTPFMWNTLAKFATFENASKMTKISLCEILHTLNEELGLVKELSKKFPECIKEFNEEKFNNTDIFWDENEVLKVENNNFESIENVLNKLKNLKRGEGFVFEGEFVIDPFIKNIEELKYLYNVKKINKFEYRVSVFNKSNKDNLNILDVRTMQVDPFDVIIKKAYSIKPGEEFILVQTFEPTPLINMLNGMGFDHKTEIKSEFEVWVYFKKTIEEEEKNENSNKPTITIQSATPVGYPIIMKLLQSKKIKNAVNIKELKVWEETEKHLGWIVNGKADISFSALITASKFKGMDVKMPVVFVWDNFSILTRGYKAKSIEDLKGKKLYLPLFEDAPPAKITKYLIQSKGFDVNDFEFVFGKPFGRPKQIMNDFINGKVDTVLLREPEAGFAIKTLKNNNIKYSELSYGKLWNEINNNFGLFPNAGVIFKGEFVRKYPEISKVVLDELKNSIEWVNKNKKEAAKLSFDMMRANIENVEEFLNRVTFKYVEGEELTKKINQFYSLLIENDILNFEIDNDLMNMFKI; translated from the coding sequence ATGGAAAAGTTTAAAGTTTTAAAAGAGAAATGTATAGCTTGTAGAGCATGTGAAAGAGTTGCTGAAGAAAATTTTAAAATAATAGATGGAAAAGCTATAGTTTATAAACAACCAGAAAATGAAACAGAGGAAACTAAATCAATTAAAGCATTAAAATCATGCCCAACAAATGCTATTGAAATAAAAAATATTGAATTAATAACTGGCAGTTCTAATGTAAAAGAAACTCTTGAAAAACATCCAAAGTTAAAAGAAAAATTAATTGAACTATCTCCAAAGTTTAAAAAGATGCAAACACCGTTTATGTGGAATACTCTTGCAAAATTTGCAACTTTTGAAAATGCTTCTAAAATGACAAAGATATCTTTGTGTGAAATCTTACATACTTTAAATGAAGAATTAGGTTTAGTAAAAGAATTGTCAAAAAAATTTCCAGAATGTATAAAAGAATTTAATGAAGAAAAATTTAATAATACAGATATATTTTGGGATGAAAATGAAGTTTTAAAAGTAGAAAATAATAATTTTGAAAGTATTGAAAATGTTTTAAATAAATTAAAAAATTTAAAACGTGGTGAAGGATTTGTATTTGAAGGAGAGTTTGTAATAGATCCTTTTATAAAAAATATTGAAGAGTTAAAATATTTGTACAATGTAAAAAAAATAAACAAATTTGAATATAGAGTATCTGTTTTTAATAAGAGCAATAAAGATAATCTTAATATTTTAGATGTTAGAACTATGCAAGTTGATCCATTTGATGTAATAATTAAAAAAGCCTATAGCATAAAACCAGGTGAAGAGTTTATATTAGTTCAAACCTTTGAACCAACCCCTTTGATAAATATGTTAAATGGAATGGGATTTGATCATAAAACAGAAATTAAAAGTGAATTTGAAGTTTGGGTTTATTTTAAAAAAACAATTGAAGAAGAAGAAAAAAATGAAAACTCAAATAAACCTACTATTACAATACAATCAGCAACACCAGTTGGTTATCCTATAATTATGAAACTTTTACAGTCTAAAAAAATTAAAAATGCAGTAAATATAAAAGAGTTAAAAGTTTGGGAAGAAACAGAAAAACATTTGGGTTGGATTGTAAATGGGAAAGCAGATATAAGTTTTTCTGCATTAATAACAGCTTCAAAATTTAAAGGTATGGATGTAAAGATGCCAGTTGTATTTGTTTGGGATAATTTTTCTATTTTAACAAGAGGGTATAAAGCAAAGTCAATAGAAGATTTAAAAGGTAAAAAACTTTATTTACCTTTATTTGAAGATGCACCACCAGCTAAAATAACAAAGTATTTAATACAATCAAAAGGATTTGATGTAAATGATTTTGAATTTGTGTTTGGTAAACCTTTTGGAAGACCTAAACAAATTATGAATGATTTTATTAATGGAAAAGTGGATACTGTATTACTTAGAGAGCCTGAAGCAGGGTTTGCTATAAAAACATTAAAAAATAATAATATTAAATATTCAGAATTATCTTATGGTAAACTTTGGAATGAAATAAATAATAATTTTGGGTTATTTCCAAATGCAGGAGTTATATTTAAAGGAGAGTTTGTTAGAAAATATCCAGAAATATCCAAAGTTGTATTAGATGAATTAAAAAATAGTATTGAATGGGTGAATAAAAATAAAAAAGAAGCAGCAAAACTTTCTTTTGATATGATGAGAGCAAATATTGAAAATGTTGAAGAATTTTTAAATAGAGTAACTTTTAAATATGTTGAAGGAGAAGAATTAACTAAAAAAATAAATCAATTTTATTCACTTCTAATTGAAAATGATATATTAAATTTTGAAATTGATAATGATCTTATGAATATGTTTAAAATATAA
- a CDS encoding MATE family efflux transporter codes for MSKKYFKVLKIALPAVGEMLLYMLVFVSDTAFIGHWGGNDAVSAVGLSTELIYTITGIIITIGLSTAITTMVAQSYGAKKINTVEKYLSSGFFFGFFISLIVSTFIFLFSKNILIILGAKKIVLSYGLSYTKIVAFGSVFQMLVSLLSSGLRGIGNTFMSMISALIINTINIILDWIFIFGKFGFPEMGVKGAAIATSLAAIIGFLFLVFYYVFFSKVKIRFKYIKNLNKKYILKLFYLAVPSGLQEGAFSLARLLSVSWVLSGLGKLSASTNQIVTTIESISFMPGWGFSVAATALVGQMIGAKDYKKAKEYANISALMGTVIMSFFGILFILIPKLFMNFFITDPKTIELGVLCLIVTAFEQPTMAISMIYGGSLKGAGDTKTPFKVSLFTNWGIRLPLIFIIIFILKLNLVYVWGAMVIQWFIDALLKYNFFKNFLSSKIKLNI; via the coding sequence ATGTCAAAAAAATACTTTAAAGTATTGAAAATCGCTTTACCTGCTGTTGGAGAAATGCTTTTATATATGCTCGTTTTTGTATCAGACACAGCCTTTATAGGTCATTGGGGCGGGAATGATGCAGTAAGTGCTGTTGGATTGAGTACAGAACTAATATATACTATTACAGGTATAATAATAACAATAGGGTTGAGTACTGCAATAACAACTATGGTTGCTCAAAGTTATGGAGCTAAAAAAATAAATACAGTTGAAAAATACTTATCTTCTGGTTTTTTCTTCGGCTTTTTCATATCATTAATTGTATCAACCTTTATTTTTTTATTTAGTAAAAATATATTAATTATTTTAGGAGCTAAAAAAATTGTATTATCCTATGGACTTTCTTACACAAAAATAGTAGCTTTTGGATCAGTATTTCAAATGTTAGTTTCATTACTTAGCTCAGGCTTAAGAGGAATAGGAAATACTTTTATGTCAATGATTTCAGCATTAATTATAAACACTATAAATATAATTTTAGACTGGATTTTTATTTTTGGCAAGTTTGGATTTCCTGAAATGGGAGTTAAAGGTGCTGCCATTGCAACCTCTCTTGCAGCAATTATTGGATTTTTATTTTTAGTATTTTATTATGTATTTTTTTCAAAAGTAAAAATCAGATTTAAATATATAAAAAATTTAAACAAAAAATATATTTTAAAATTATTTTATCTTGCAGTTCCTTCTGGGCTTCAAGAAGGAGCTTTTAGCTTAGCAAGATTATTATCTGTTTCTTGGGTATTGAGTGGTCTTGGAAAATTATCTGCTTCCACTAATCAAATAGTTACAACAATAGAAAGCATATCTTTTATGCCAGGTTGGGGATTTAGTGTTGCAGCAACTGCTTTAGTTGGTCAAATGATTGGAGCTAAGGACTATAAAAAAGCTAAAGAGTACGCAAATATTTCTGCATTAATGGGAACTGTAATAATGAGTTTTTTTGGAATATTGTTTATATTAATTCCAAAACTTTTTATGAATTTTTTTATAACAGATCCAAAAACAATAGAACTTGGAGTACTATGCTTAATAGTAACAGCTTTTGAACAACCAACAATGGCAATAAGTATGATTTATGGTGGATCTTTAAAAGGAGCTGGAGATACAAAAACGCCTTTTAAGGTATCTTTATTTACTAATTGGGGAATAAGGCTTCCTTTAATATTTATTATAATCTTTATTTTAAAATTAAATCTAGTTTATGTCTGGGGAGCAATGGTTATACAATGGTTTATAGATGCACTATTAAAATATAATTTCTTTAAAAATTTTTTATCCTCAAAAATAAAATTAAATATATAA
- a CDS encoding oleate hydratase, protein MGNYQRINPKKPEGIETKKAYLVGSGIGALSAAFYLIRDGHMDGKNITILERKNINGGALDGAGNAEEGYVIRGGREMEAHYECTWDMFGDIPSLKRPGRTILDEFHEINVWDPNESVCRLLHNRGERADSSTLGLEEKHIKQLTKLSLATEEALGNITVKQFFDPSFFETNMWLFWRSMFAFETWHSVVEMKRYMQRFIHLLPGMNKLKGILFSEYNQYDSFVLPLLSWLKERGVKFENETLVTDLDMDITDSEKVVTGIHIIKNGKEEIIKTTRNDLVFVTNGSMTENSTIGSMNKAPELNREPGPVWNLWKNIAKKDKAFGNPEVFCGNIDKTKWESFTMTFKDSKMEDVLKKLTGNDPRSGRGITGSVVTFKDSNWGMSFTGSRQPHFANQPDNVIVLWAYGLFPDNEGDFIKKKMSECTGEELLREVLYHLNVEGELMEEIVDSAIVIPVMMPYITSQFMPRVKGDRPDVVPEGSVNLAFLGQFAEIKDDCVFTVEYSVRSAIMGVYKLLNLEKEVPEIYPSQYDVRALTAATKTLYSGKPLPGEPIIKKLIKDTTLEGLI, encoded by the coding sequence ATGGGAAACTATCAAAGAATAAATCCAAAAAAACCAGAAGGTATTGAAACTAAAAAAGCTTATTTAGTTGGTTCTGGAATAGGAGCACTTTCAGCAGCTTTTTATTTAATTCGTGATGGACATATGGATGGAAAAAATATAACAATATTAGAAAGAAAAAACATTAATGGTGGTGCTTTAGACGGAGCAGGAAATGCAGAAGAAGGATATGTTATTCGTGGTGGAAGAGAAATGGAAGCTCATTATGAATGTACTTGGGATATGTTTGGAGATATTCCATCTTTAAAAAGACCTGGTAGAACTATTTTAGATGAATTTCACGAAATAAATGTTTGGGATCCAAATGAGTCAGTTTGTAGATTACTTCATAACAGAGGTGAAAGAGCAGATTCTTCTACTTTAGGCTTAGAAGAAAAACACATTAAACAATTAACAAAACTTTCTTTAGCAACTGAAGAAGCACTTGGAAATATTACTGTAAAACAATTTTTTGATCCATCATTTTTTGAAACAAATATGTGGTTATTTTGGAGAAGTATGTTTGCTTTTGAAACATGGCATAGTGTTGTAGAAATGAAAAGATATATGCAAAGATTTATTCATTTATTACCTGGTATGAATAAATTAAAAGGCATATTATTCTCTGAATACAATCAATATGATTCATTTGTTTTACCTTTGTTAAGTTGGTTAAAAGAACGTGGAGTTAAATTTGAAAATGAAACATTGGTTACTGATTTAGATATGGATATAACTGATTCCGAAAAAGTAGTTACAGGTATACATATTATAAAAAATGGAAAAGAAGAAATAATAAAAACTACAAGAAATGACTTAGTTTTTGTTACCAATGGTTCAATGACAGAAAATTCAACAATTGGAAGTATGAATAAAGCTCCAGAACTCAATAGAGAACCTGGACCAGTTTGGAATTTATGGAAAAACATTGCAAAAAAAGACAAAGCTTTTGGAAACCCTGAAGTTTTTTGTGGTAATATAGACAAAACCAAATGGGAATCATTTACTATGACATTCAAAGATTCTAAAATGGAAGATGTTTTGAAAAAATTAACAGGTAATGATCCTCGTTCAGGAAGAGGTATTACTGGAAGTGTTGTAACTTTTAAAGATTCAAACTGGGGAATGAGTTTTACTGGCAGTAGACAACCACATTTTGCAAATCAACCAGACAATGTAATCGTATTGTGGGCATATGGATTATTCCCAGATAATGAAGGAGACTTTATAAAGAAAAAAATGAGTGAATGTACAGGAGAAGAATTATTAAGAGAAGTTTTGTACCACTTAAACGTTGAAGGCGAATTAATGGAAGAAATTGTTGATAGTGCAATAGTAATTCCAGTAATGATGCCATACATCACAAGTCAATTCATGCCAAGAGTAAAGGGAGACAGACCTGATGTTGTTCCAGAAGGTAGTGTTAATTTAGCATTTTTAGGACAATTTGCAGAAATAAAAGATGATTGTGTATTTACAGTTGAATACTCTGTTCGTTCTGCAATCATGGGTGTATATAAATTATTAAATCTTGAAAAAGAAGTACCAGAAATTTATCCAAGTCAATATGATGTTAGAGCACTTACAGCAGCTACAAAAACATTGTATAGCGGAAAACCTTTACCAGGCGAACCTATAATAAAAAAATTAATAAAAGATACAACATTAGAAGGATTAATTTAA
- a CDS encoding TetR/AcrR family transcriptional regulator has translation MSKLTQKALSESLKKLMQTIPLSKITVNDVVKECGLNRRTLYYYFHDIYDLLEWTFKTEILNVLGKNRTYETWQKGFLKILYYLRENKKIVLNAYNSIDRDHLENHLDESVYKLIFGVINELSKDMNITEKDKKYVAKFYKIALTNTIIDWVKEHMEEDPKEIVDNLTKILDGDLYRALLKYEKEKPNK, from the coding sequence ATGTCTAAACTTACACAAAAAGCTTTATCTGAATCATTAAAAAAACTAATGCAAACAATACCATTATCTAAAATAACGGTTAATGATGTTGTTAAAGAATGTGGATTAAACAGAAGAACTTTATATTATTATTTTCATGATATATATGATCTTTTAGAATGGACTTTTAAAACGGAAATACTTAATGTTCTTGGAAAAAATAGAACTTATGAAACTTGGCAAAAGGGTTTTTTAAAAATACTTTATTATTTACGTGAAAATAAAAAAATAGTTTTAAATGCATATAATTCAATTGATAGAGATCATTTAGAAAATCATTTGGATGAAAGCGTATATAAACTTATTTTTGGGGTTATAAATGAACTTTCAAAAGATATGAATATAACTGAAAAAGATAAAAAATATGTAGCAAAATTTTATAAAATAGCACTTACTAATACAATTATTGATTGGGTTAAGGAACATATGGAAGAAGATCCAAAAGAAATAGTAGATAATTTAACTAAAATATTAGATGGAGATCTTTATAGAGCTTTATTAAAATATGAAAAAGAGAAACCAAATAAATGA